The sequence CGGACTCGGTAACCCGGTTGGCCGGGGTGCTGGAGCCGTGAGCATGGACGAAGCTGCGAGCACGCACGGCTTCGGGGCCGACAATCTGCATCGCCGCGTGTACGGCCTTGGCCATGGTCAGGTAGTTGCCCGGGCCCGGTGCCGAGATCGACTTCTTGAAGCCGTCGGCATTGATGAACACATCGGTGGCGGCACCATGGATGTCGGCGCCCAGCTCGATGGCCAGCTCGTCATCCATCAGCACGAAGAACTGCCCGGACTCGGCCAGGGTAAAACCGCAGTTCTGCCCGAACGGACGGCTGGCGCGGCGGAAATCGACCTGATCACTGCCTTCGATATTACGTAGCCCGTCTTCGGTGGCCAGCGCACTCATGGCGCCATAGCCTTCGATGCACTCTTGGGTTACCGGCGCCTCGGCGTTGCCCACCAGCACCACCCGGGCCTTGCCGCTGGTGATCATGTCGGTGGCTTTCTGCAGGTTGTAGAGGAAGCTCGCGCAAGCCCCGGTGATCGCCCCGGTGGTGCCGACGCTGCCGAGGATATAGGCGTTGATGAAGTCTGCCGGCATGCTGTTCAGGCCCAGCGGCAACTGCTTGGCGCTGACCCGGTGGCCCTTGAGCCGCGACTGCATGACCCCGGCAAAGCTGTTGTCATCGAGCTGGCTCATGGCGCTGCTGGCAAATACCGCAACCTCGTCCGGCTGCACCCGGTTGATGATCTGCGACCATTCGATCCCGGTCGAGCGCAGCGCGTCGGTGGCGGCGACGATGGTCAGTTGCAGACCGCGCGGGTGAAACCGCGAGGCGTAGTGCTCGCCCGGCTCGAAACCACTGGGCAACTGGCCGGCCGACTTGACCGCCAGCGGCCGGTAGCTGTCGACCTTAAGATCGCAGCCGTCGTAGACGGTAACCATCACATCGTTGTCGTTCAGCGGTTCGATCACCCAGTCGGTCGGCAACGGCTCGGGCAACTGCTTGGCCAGGGTGATGAACGAGAACGGTTTGCCGGCTTCGCCGGTAACGGTGAGGTTTTTCTGCCAGTGGGCAGCATCGACATCCAGATGGGTTTTCTCGATCCTCCGCACCAGCGTGCCGTCGAGAATCTGCGCGGCGTAGCGTTGTTCGATCTCGGCCAGGCTCAGCGGCTGACCTTCGGCGTCCAGATACTGATCATTGTCCACCCGCACCAGCTTCATCAGTACCGCCAGCCCGGCCAGGGTCTGCTGGCGCTCGGCATCGGGCAACGATTCGATCACGGTACGGCGAAACGCATGGTGGAATGAACTGCGACCGGCGGCGTTGTAACCACCAAATCCGACAATGACCGGCAAACGCGACATCACGCAAGACTCCTCGCTGGGCCCGGATGTCCAGGCAGTGCGCATGGACATGGTCTGGGCGGACGATGCATCGCCCGCCAGGGCGTTATTCGAATACTCTAGATGACGAGGACTGTAACCGGCGGGTCACGTTCAGACCAGTGTGTTTTATCGGCTCACGGCCTCAAATGCTCTTTGGCTCGAAGATCACATAGACCTTGCGGGTCCGCTGAAGCACTTCCCAACTGCCCTCGAACCCGGCGGGAATCACGAAGCGGTCACCGGTGCGCAGGATTTTGCCATTACCGGCACGGTCACGCAGGATTGATTCGCCTTCAAGAATCTCGCAGTATTCGTGCTCGCTATAGTTGATGGTCCAGTGCCCGGGCTCGGCCTCCCAGACTCCGGAAAAAAACTGCCCGCACGGGCTGGTGTAATGGTTGCGTACGTTCTGGGCCGGATCGCCGGCCAGCACCTTGGCCGGGTCAGGGCGGTAATGCTCGGCTTCAGTGGCCGCCGTGGCGAAATCGACAATACTGGTGATCGACATGGGCTGGTCCCGTTCGACAGGTAGGTAGGCGTGCTGCGCCCTGCGGCGCAGCACCAGCAGGATTACTTCATGGTCGGCATGACGAACTCGGCACCAGCGCGAATACCGGTCGGCCAGCGCGAGGTGATCGCCTTGCGCTTGGTGTAGAAACGCACCCCATCGGGGCCGTGCATGTGCAGCGGACCAAACAGCGAACGCTTCCAGCCCCCGAAGCTGTGGAACGCCATCGGCACCGGAATCGGCACATTCACGCCAACCATGCCGACCTGAATCTCGTTACAGAACTGCCGCGCGCTGTCGCCGTCACGGGTAAAGATCGCCGTACCATTGCCATACTCATGGGCGTTGATCAGTGCCACCGCACTCTGATAGTCCGGCACCCGGACAATGCACAGCACCGGACCGAAAATCTCCTCACGGTAGATGACCATCTCCGGGGTAACCTTGTCGAACAGGCAACCGCCCATGAAATAACCCGTTTCCAGGCCCGGCACCCCAACCTCACGACCATCGACCACCAGCTCGGCGCCTTCAGCCACGCCCTGGTCGACATAGCCCTTGACCTTGGCCAGATGCTGGGCCGACACCAGCGGCCCCATCTCCATGCCAGGGCTCATGCCATTACCAATCTTCAATGCCTTGACCTTGGGTGCCAACGCTGCAATCAGTTGGTCAGCCACCTCGTCACCCACGGCTACCGCCACCGAAATCGCCATGCAGCGTTCGCCGGCACTGCCATAGGCGGCGCCCATCAGCGCATTGACCGCCTGATCCAGATCAGCGTCGGGCATCACTACCATGTGGTTCTTGGCCCCGCCCAGGGCCTGCACCCGCTTGCCATGGGCGCAGCCGGTGGCGTAGATGTACTCGGCAATCGGGGTCGAACCGACGAAACTCACCGCCTGAATGTCCGGGTGGGTCAGCAGCACGTCGACCGCTTCCTTGTCGCCGTTGACTACGTTGAACACGCCATCGGGCAAGCCGGCTTCCTTGAGCAGTTCGGCCAGGCGCAGCGGGGTGCTCGGGTCCTTCTCTGACGGCTTCATGATGAAGGTATTGCCGCAGGCAATGGCGATCGGGAACATCCACATCGGCACCATGGCCGGGAAGTTGAACGGCGCTATACCGGCACAGACGCCCAGTGGCTGGTTGACCGACCAGGCATCGACCCCGCCCCCCACCTGCTCGGTATGCTCACCCTTGAGCAGGTGCGGAATGCCACAGGCGAACTCCACCACTTCCAGGCCGCGGGTCAGCTCGCCCTTGGCATCGTCGAACACCTTGCCGTGCTCACGGGTGATCAACTCAGCCAGCTCGTCGGCATGGGCCTCGACCAGCGCCTTGTACTTGAACAGAATCCGCGCCCGGTTCAGCGGCGTGGTCGCCGCCCAGGCCGGCTGCGCGGCCTTGGCCAGAGCAATCGCCTGTTCAACCTCGGCGGCGCTGGCCAGCGACACCAGGCCGCGCTGCTCGCCGGTAGCCGGCTCGTACACCGGCTGGGTGCGGGCGCTGGGCGCGGTGCGCAGGCCATTGATGAAGTGTGTCAGTTGCAGTGTCATGGAATCACCAATTCTGTAGGAAGTTCGTTAACTGTTGAGCGCATCTTGCCTGGATAAACGAGCGGATTGCACAAGGCTGGAGGCGGCAGTCCAGTCCCCGGTTCGAGACCGTAGATGGCATGGACGCCATCTACGAGCTACAGGGAAGTACTTGCCGCGTGTCTCGAACCGGGGACTGGACTGCCGCCGGGCTCGGACACGCAACCCAGGTCAAGCCGTGCGCCGAATTACATTGCCCAAGACTTCGACGATGCGATCGATATGCGGCTTCTCGACGATCAGCGGCGGCGACATGGCGATGATGTCGCCGGTCACCCGCACCATCACCCCGTCCCAGTAACAGGCCTCGAATACCTCATAGCCTCGTGCCCCCGGCGCACCCTCGCGGCTGGCCAGATGCACCGCGCCGACCAGGCCGGTGTTGCGAATATCGATCACATGCGCCAGCCCCTGCAGGCTGTGCAGCGCCTCCTGCCAATAGACTTCCAGCTCGCGGGCGCGGGTCAGCAGGCCGTCGCGCTGATAGATGTCCAGCGTCGCCAGCGCTGCGGCTGCCGCCACCGGGTGGCCGGAGTAAGTGTAGCCGTGGAACAGCTCAATCAGCCCCTGTGGGCCGTGCATGAAGGCATCCTGAATCTGTTCGCTGACGAACACTGCGCCCATCGGAATCGCGCCGTTGGTCAGGCCCTTGGCGGTGGTGATGATGTCCGGGGTCACCTCCCAGCGCTGCGCCGCGAACGGCTCGCCAAGACGCCCGTAACCGGTGATCACCTCGTCGAAGATCAACAAGATGCCATGCTTGGCAGTAATCTCGCGCAGGCGCTTGAGATAGCCTTGCGGCGGCAGAATCACCCCGGCTGAGCCGGACATCGGCTCAACAATCACCGCCGCGATGTTCTCCGCGCCATGCAGCGCTACCAGTTTCTCCAGTTGATCCGCCAGCTCCGCCCCCTGTTTCGGCAGACCGCGGGTAAAAGCGTTACGTTCCAGGTCCAGGGTGTGTGGCAGATGATCGACTCCCGGCAGTTGCACGCCGAAGGCCTTGCGGTTGTTGACCATGCCACCGACCGAGATACCGCCAAAGCCTACGCCGTGATAGCCCAGCTCACGACCGATCAGCCGGGTGCGGGTACCTTCGCCACGGGCGCGCTGATAGGCCAGGGCGATCTTCAGTGCGGTATCCACCGACTCCGAGCCGGAGTTGGTGAAGAACACCCGGTTCAGTCCCTTGGGTGCGATCTCGACCAGACGTTCGGCGAGCTGGAACGGCAGCGGGTGGCCCATCTGAAAGGTTGGAGCGAAATCCAGCTTGGCGATCTGGCGGGCGACCGCCTCGGAAATCTCCTTGCGCCCATGCCCGGCGTTGCAGCACCACAGCCCGGCCGTGGCATCCAGTACCTGCCGGCCCTCGACATCGGTGTAGAACATGCCTTCGGCGCTCTCCAGCAGACGCGGTTTGGCCTTGAACTGGCGATTGGCGGTGAAGGGCATCCAGAACTCGTCCAGGCTCAAATCCTGTTGCGAGGTGGCGGGGTGCTGCATGGTGTTCATTGGGAACCTTCCTGGCGCGGCCGTCGAAGATTGATGGACTGATAGTGCAACAGAGTCTATGTCAAAAATAATAAACGCAAAAGGGTTTGCTCACGTATTTACCTAGGTTTTTTTGCTGCCGTGTCAAATATATTGAATTTTTAATGCGGTAAGACTACTGTTGAGCAGCTTCGCATTCTGTCCGCCGCCCCTTCCCGAGCGGCCATCACTACCAGAGGATTCCGTTATGTCCCGTGCCCAGTGGGAACAGCGCGCAGACGCGCTAAAGATTCAAGGTCAGGCCTTCATCAATGGTCAGTATCAGAGCGCTGTCGGTGGCGAAACCTTCGACTGCCTCAGCCCGATCGATGGCCGGGTGCTGGCGCAGATCGCCAGCTGTGGCCAGAGCGATGCCGATCTGGCGGTAGCCAATGCCCGCGCCACCTTTGATTCCGGGGTCTGGTCACGCCTGGCGCCAACCCAGCGCAAGCAGGTGCTGATCCGCTTTGCCGAGCTGATCGAACAGCATGGTGAGGAACTGGCCCTGCTGGAAACCCTGGACATGGGCAAACCGATCAGCGACGCCCTGGCAGTGGATATTCCCGGCGCAGCGCGGGCGATCCGCTGGAGTGGCGAGGCGATCGACAAGATCTACGACGAAGTGGCGGCCACCGCCCACGATGAACTCGGGCTGGTCACCCGCGAGCCGGTCGGTGTGGTCGCCGCCATCGTGCCGTGGAACTTCCCGCTGCTGATGGCCTGCTGGAAACTCGGCCCGGCCCTCGCCACCGGCAACTCGGTGGTGCTCAAGCCCTCGGAGAAATCGCCGCTGACTGCCATCCGCCTGGCCCAGATTGCCCTCGAGGCCGGCCTGCCAGCCGGGGTGCTGAATGTGTTGCCGGGCTTCGGCCACACCGTTGGCAAGGCCCTGGCCCTGCATATGGATGTCGATACTCTGGTGTTCACCGGCTCGACCCGGGTGGCCAAGCAACTGATGATCTATGCCGGCGAGTCGAACATGAAGCGGGTCTGGCTGGAAGCTGGCGGCAAGAGCCCGAACATCGTCTTCGCCGATGCCCCGGATCTGGACGCCGCGGCCCAGGCCGCTGCCGGTGCCATCGCCTTCAACCAGGGTGAGGTCTGCACCGCCGGCTCGCGGCTGCTGGTCGAAGCCTCAATCAAGGACGCCTTTGTCGAGAAGGTCGCCGCCGCGCTCAAGGCCCACTGGCAGCCGGGCAATCCACTGGACCCGAACACCACGGTCGGCGCGCTGGTCGACACCAGCCAGATCGACACCGTGCTGCGGTATATCGAGGCTGGCCATGAGGATGGCGCACGGCTGGTCAGCGGCGGTCAGCGGGTGCTGGAGGAAACCGGCGGGTTCTATGTCGAGCCTACCCTGTTCGACGGGGTGCGCAACGACATGCGCATCGCCCGCGAGGAAATCTTCGGCCCGGTGCTGTCGGTGCTCAGCTTCAAGGACTTTGATGAAGCCATCGCGGTTGCCAACGACACCATCTACGGGCTGGCGGCGGCGGTCTGGACCCGCGACCTGTCCAAGGCCCACCGGGCAGCCAAGGCGCTGCGTGCCGGCAGTGTCTGGGTCAACCAGTACGACGGTGGCGACATGACCGCGCCGTTCGGCGGCTTCAAGCAGTCGGGCAACGGCCGTGACAAGTCGCTGCATGCGTTCGACAAGTACACCGAACTCAAGGCCACCTGGATCAAGCTGTAGGCCTGCGCACACGGAGCGTCGGCGGCAATGGATTGGAAAACCTACAGCATCGTCACCGCTGCGGTAGTGATTGTCGGGCTGGCGCTCGGCATCACTCTGCCGCTGGTCTCGCTGCGCCTCGATCAATGGGGCTATGACACCTTCGCCATTGGAGTCATGGCCAGCA is a genomic window of Halopseudomonas phragmitis containing:
- a CDS encoding beta-ketoacyl synthase; the encoded protein is MSRLPVIVGFGGYNAAGRSSFHHAFRRTVIESLPDAERQQTLAGLAVLMKLVRVDNDQYLDAEGQPLSLAEIEQRYAAQILDGTLVRRIEKTHLDVDAAHWQKNLTVTGEAGKPFSFITLAKQLPEPLPTDWVIEPLNDNDVMVTVYDGCDLKVDSYRPLAVKSAGQLPSGFEPGEHYASRFHPRGLQLTIVAATDALRSTGIEWSQIINRVQPDEVAVFASSAMSQLDDNSFAGVMQSRLKGHRVSAKQLPLGLNSMPADFINAYILGSVGTTGAITGACASFLYNLQKATDMITSGKARVVLVGNAEAPVTQECIEGYGAMSALATEDGLRNIEGSDQVDFRRASRPFGQNCGFTLAESGQFFVLMDDELAIELGADIHGAATDVFINADGFKKSISAPGPGNYLTMAKAVHAAMQIVGPEAVRARSFVHAHGSSTPANRVTESELLDRVAESFGIADWPIAAAKAYVGHSLASASADQLAFALGSFKYQIIPGIKTIDAVADDVHQQHLRISTRDVVREAEPLEVCFINSKGFGGNNASAVVLAPAVVERMLRKRYGEARFSDYLQRREQARAAAQAYDQQALKGQLAVIYNFGNNMIDDSQLSISQDGIRVPGFEQPLNFKTDERFKDMIDDQPA
- a CDS encoding cupin domain-containing protein, whose translation is MSITSIVDFATAATEAEHYRPDPAKVLAGDPAQNVRNHYTSPCGQFFSGVWEAEPGHWTINYSEHEYCEILEGESILRDRAGNGKILRTGDRFVIPAGFEGSWEVLQRTRKVYVIFEPKSI
- a CDS encoding CoA-acylating methylmalonate-semialdehyde dehydrogenase, which produces MTLQLTHFINGLRTAPSARTQPVYEPATGEQRGLVSLASAAEVEQAIALAKAAQPAWAATTPLNRARILFKYKALVEAHADELAELITREHGKVFDDAKGELTRGLEVVEFACGIPHLLKGEHTEQVGGGVDAWSVNQPLGVCAGIAPFNFPAMVPMWMFPIAIACGNTFIMKPSEKDPSTPLRLAELLKEAGLPDGVFNVVNGDKEAVDVLLTHPDIQAVSFVGSTPIAEYIYATGCAHGKRVQALGGAKNHMVVMPDADLDQAVNALMGAAYGSAGERCMAISVAVAVGDEVADQLIAALAPKVKALKIGNGMSPGMEMGPLVSAQHLAKVKGYVDQGVAEGAELVVDGREVGVPGLETGYFMGGCLFDKVTPEMVIYREEIFGPVLCIVRVPDYQSAVALINAHEYGNGTAIFTRDGDSARQFCNEIQVGMVGVNVPIPVPMAFHSFGGWKRSLFGPLHMHGPDGVRFYTKRKAITSRWPTGIRAGAEFVMPTMK
- a CDS encoding aspartate aminotransferase family protein, encoding MQHPATSQQDLSLDEFWMPFTANRQFKAKPRLLESAEGMFYTDVEGRQVLDATAGLWCCNAGHGRKEISEAVARQIAKLDFAPTFQMGHPLPFQLAERLVEIAPKGLNRVFFTNSGSESVDTALKIALAYQRARGEGTRTRLIGRELGYHGVGFGGISVGGMVNNRKAFGVQLPGVDHLPHTLDLERNAFTRGLPKQGAELADQLEKLVALHGAENIAAVIVEPMSGSAGVILPPQGYLKRLREITAKHGILLIFDEVITGYGRLGEPFAAQRWEVTPDIITTAKGLTNGAIPMGAVFVSEQIQDAFMHGPQGLIELFHGYTYSGHPVAAAAALATLDIYQRDGLLTRARELEVYWQEALHSLQGLAHVIDIRNTGLVGAVHLASREGAPGARGYEVFEACYWDGVMVRVTGDIIAMSPPLIVEKPHIDRIVEVLGNVIRRTA
- a CDS encoding aldehyde dehydrogenase encodes the protein MSRAQWEQRADALKIQGQAFINGQYQSAVGGETFDCLSPIDGRVLAQIASCGQSDADLAVANARATFDSGVWSRLAPTQRKQVLIRFAELIEQHGEELALLETLDMGKPISDALAVDIPGAARAIRWSGEAIDKIYDEVAATAHDELGLVTREPVGVVAAIVPWNFPLLMACWKLGPALATGNSVVLKPSEKSPLTAIRLAQIALEAGLPAGVLNVLPGFGHTVGKALALHMDVDTLVFTGSTRVAKQLMIYAGESNMKRVWLEAGGKSPNIVFADAPDLDAAAQAAAGAIAFNQGEVCTAGSRLLVEASIKDAFVEKVAAALKAHWQPGNPLDPNTTVGALVDTSQIDTVLRYIEAGHEDGARLVSGGQRVLEETGGFYVEPTLFDGVRNDMRIAREEIFGPVLSVLSFKDFDEAIAVANDTIYGLAAAVWTRDLSKAHRAAKALRAGSVWVNQYDGGDMTAPFGGFKQSGNGRDKSLHAFDKYTELKATWIKL